A portion of the Streptomyces sp. NBC_00376 genome contains these proteins:
- a CDS encoding GNAT family N-acetyltransferase, producing the protein MTPSYIDRDESGFEAGTRTATSTGTGRDGVPVVVRARRATLDDVPALVRLRGLMLDGMGVETGGPDAPWRAASAQWFAERLRRPGLFAAFLVDDPVLGVVASAVGTCDAHAPGPSNPSGLLGHVSNVSTDPRRRRLGHARICLDALLTWFREEAGVTVINLNATEDGAALYESYGFAAPRHPALQLRTAGASR; encoded by the coding sequence GTGACCCCGTCGTACATCGACCGTGATGAGTCCGGCTTCGAGGCCGGCACCCGTACTGCTACCAGCACTGGTACCGGCCGCGATGGTGTGCCGGTGGTGGTGCGTGCCCGTCGTGCCACGCTCGACGACGTGCCCGCGTTGGTCCGGCTGCGGGGGCTGATGCTGGACGGGATGGGGGTGGAGACGGGCGGCCCGGACGCGCCGTGGCGGGCGGCCTCCGCGCAGTGGTTCGCCGAGCGGCTGCGCCGGCCAGGCCTGTTCGCCGCGTTCCTGGTCGACGATCCCGTGCTCGGCGTCGTCGCCAGTGCGGTCGGGACGTGCGACGCGCACGCCCCCGGCCCCTCGAACCCGAGCGGTCTGCTGGGGCACGTCTCCAATGTCAGCACCGACCCCCGGCGGCGCCGTCTGGGTCATGCCCGGATCTGCCTCGACGCCCTGCTCACCTGGTTCCGCGAGGAGGCCGGGGTCACGGTGATCAATCTGAACGCCACCGAGGACGGGGCCGCGCTGTACGAGTCGTACGGCTTCGCGGCCCCCCGTCACCCGGCGTTGCAGCTCCGGACGGCCGGGGCGTCGCGCTGA
- a CDS encoding LCP family protein, which produces MTGSRNAGAGRGRAGRLRRTAMFGLSFLVLLVAGVGWGYLKLGGSIDTFSADGISDDRPPGSSQGQNVLVIGSDSRSGDNSRLGGGTGAVGRSDTAFLLHVYGDHKHAVAVSIPRDALVDIPACKAPDGRWTAPQHGVMFNGAFSVGETAEGNPACTQNTVEQLTGLRVDHTVVIDFAGFSALTSAVGGVPVCLPQDIYQRDLSPKRTTRGDKLFTKGPQTVSGQQALDYVRLRHGIGDGSDIGRIKRQQAFVASLIKKVKSQGLNPTTLLPLANAATDAMTVDPGLGSADRLLSFALSMKKIDLHNTKFVTVPWRYEGARVAIVEPDADALWAALKADRTVDGKDASGKVPGKSSDKGDGKDSRPASPAADAPVSGKGISVAVYNGTTVRGLAARAAEFLRSRDFTVTTTATASSQDHASTVIEYGPGLRDEAETTARLFAAARTTASGTAGIQVILGSSYAQNPSAPPGAPTPSTVPSNVADEARSADDDPCADLSYG; this is translated from the coding sequence ATGACGGGAAGCCGTAACGCGGGAGCGGGCAGGGGGAGGGCCGGCCGCCTGCGCCGGACAGCCATGTTCGGGCTGTCGTTCCTCGTACTGCTGGTCGCGGGCGTCGGGTGGGGCTACCTCAAACTCGGCGGCAGCATCGACACCTTCAGCGCGGACGGCATCTCCGACGACCGGCCGCCGGGTTCCTCGCAGGGGCAGAACGTCCTGGTCATCGGATCGGACTCGCGCTCGGGCGACAACAGCAGGCTCGGCGGTGGCACCGGCGCCGTGGGGCGTTCCGACACCGCGTTCCTCCTCCATGTGTACGGCGACCACAAGCACGCGGTCGCCGTGTCCATTCCGCGTGACGCGCTGGTCGACATCCCGGCCTGCAAGGCGCCCGACGGCCGGTGGACCGCCCCGCAGCACGGCGTGATGTTCAACGGGGCGTTCTCGGTGGGGGAGACGGCCGAAGGGAACCCGGCCTGCACCCAGAACACCGTCGAACAACTCACCGGCCTGCGCGTCGACCACACCGTCGTCATCGACTTCGCCGGATTCTCCGCGCTGACCTCGGCCGTCGGCGGCGTCCCCGTCTGCCTGCCCCAGGACATCTACCAGCGCGACCTCAGCCCGAAGCGCACCACCCGAGGGGACAAGCTCTTCACGAAGGGTCCGCAGACCGTCTCCGGACAGCAGGCACTCGACTACGTCCGGCTGCGGCACGGCATCGGCGACGGCTCGGACATAGGGCGTATCAAACGGCAGCAGGCATTCGTAGCCTCCCTCATCAAGAAGGTCAAGTCGCAGGGACTGAACCCCACCACGCTCCTTCCCCTGGCAAACGCGGCCACCGACGCGATGACCGTCGACCCCGGACTCGGATCGGCCGACCGGCTGCTGTCGTTCGCCCTGTCGATGAAGAAGATCGACCTGCACAACACCAAGTTCGTGACCGTCCCGTGGCGTTACGAGGGGGCCCGCGTCGCGATCGTCGAGCCGGACGCCGACGCGCTCTGGGCCGCGCTCAAGGCCGACCGCACGGTCGACGGCAAGGACGCCAGCGGCAAGGTACCGGGGAAGTCCTCGGACAAGGGCGACGGGAAGGACAGCCGCCCGGCGTCGCCCGCGGCGGACGCTCCGGTCTCCGGCAAAGGAATCAGCGTCGCCGTCTACAACGGAACCACGGTCAGGGGACTCGCTGCCCGGGCGGCCGAGTTCCTGCGCTCCCGGGACTTCACCGTCACCACCACGGCCACCGCGAGCAGCCAGGACCACGCCTCGACCGTGATCGAGTACGGACCCGGACTGCGGGACGAGGCGGAAACCACCGCGCGACTCTTCGCGGCGGCACGGACGACGGCGTCCGGCACCGCCGGAATCCAGGTGATCCTGGGCAGTTCCTACGCGCAGAACCCCTCGGCCCCACCCGGGGCGCCGACTCCCTCCACCGTTCCGTCCAACGTCGCCGACGAGGCCCGGTCGGCCGACGACGACCCGTGCGCGGACCTCTCGTACGGCTGA
- the tatA gene encoding Sec-independent protein translocase subunit TatA, which produces MLRNGLEPWHLLILAIVVIVLFGSKKLPDTARALGKSMRILKSEAKAMKETDVQAPRADPPA; this is translated from the coding sequence ATGTTGCGCAACGGCCTCGAACCCTGGCACCTGTTGATCCTGGCGATCGTGGTGATCGTCCTGTTCGGTTCGAAGAAGCTGCCGGACACGGCCCGAGCCCTGGGCAAATCCATGCGGATCCTGAAGAGTGAGGCGAAGGCCATGAAGGAGACCGATGTACAGGCGCCCCGAGCCGACCCACCCGCCTAG
- a CDS encoding TerD family protein, whose amino-acid sequence MGVTLAKGGNVSLSKEAPGLTAVTVGLGWDVRTTTGADHDLDASALLCSDAGKVLSDLHFVFYNNLTSPDGSVQHTGDNLTGEGEGDDESINVDLSAVPSDVAKIVFPVSIHDAHSRGQSFGQVRNAFIRVVNRANGVELARYDLSEDASTETAMVFGELYRHGAEWKFRAVGQGYASGLAGIASDYGVNV is encoded by the coding sequence ATGGGTGTGACCCTGGCCAAGGGCGGCAACGTCTCCTTGTCGAAGGAGGCACCCGGCCTGACCGCAGTGACGGTCGGCCTGGGCTGGGACGTACGGACGACGACGGGCGCGGACCACGACCTGGACGCGAGCGCGCTGCTGTGCTCGGACGCGGGCAAGGTCCTCTCCGATCTGCACTTCGTCTTCTACAACAACCTCACCAGCCCGGACGGTTCGGTCCAGCACACCGGCGACAACCTGACCGGGGAGGGCGAGGGCGACGACGAGTCCATCAACGTGGACCTGTCGGCCGTCCCGTCGGACGTGGCCAAGATCGTCTTTCCGGTCTCCATTCATGACGCGCACAGCCGTGGACAGAGCTTCGGCCAGGTCCGCAACGCGTTCATCCGCGTCGTGAACCGGGCGAACGGCGTCGAGCTGGCCCGGTACGACCTCAGTGAGGACGCGTCCACGGAGACCGCCATGGTCTTCGGCGAGCTGTACCGGCACGGCGCGGAGTGGAAGTTCCGCGCGGTCGGACAGGGTTACGCCTCGGGCCTGGCGGGAATCGCGTCCGACTACGGCGTCAACGTCTGA
- a CDS encoding DUF742 domain-containing protein, with protein MNDDDPGDIPLLPGSHLLPGSRLLPGSQWYDAEAGPLVRPYAVTGGRTEPGSNGAQFDLIALVTLDDKAPDRSEEQYLLGPEHRALLTLCRSRTQSVAELSADADLPVGVVRVLLGDLLEAGRVRVSRPVPPAQLPDEDILREVINGLRAL; from the coding sequence ATGAACGATGACGACCCGGGAGACATCCCGCTGCTGCCAGGGTCACACCTGCTGCCGGGATCACGCCTGCTCCCGGGCAGCCAGTGGTACGACGCCGAGGCCGGCCCGCTGGTGCGTCCGTACGCGGTGACGGGCGGCCGGACCGAACCGGGCTCCAACGGGGCGCAGTTCGACCTGATCGCGCTCGTCACCCTCGATGACAAAGCACCGGACCGGTCGGAGGAGCAGTACCTCCTCGGCCCCGAACACCGGGCCCTGCTCACGCTCTGCCGGTCGCGGACCCAGTCCGTCGCGGAACTCTCGGCCGATGCGGACCTGCCCGTGGGCGTCGTCCGCGTACTCCTCGGCGACCTGCTCGAAGCGGGCCGCGTACGCGTCAGCCGTCCCGTTCCGCCCGCGCAGTTGCCCGACGAGGACATCCTGCGTGAGGTGATCAACGGCTTGCGGGCACTGTAG
- a CDS encoding roadblock/LC7 domain-containing protein produces the protein MIANERTAGRHTSGELDWLLDDLVTRVGEVRHAVVLSNDGLAVGASSVLSREDADHLAAVASGFHSLAKGAGRHFEAGDVRQTMVEMDEGFLFVVAAGDGSCLAVLSTAFADIGLVAYEMARLVKRVGEHLRTPARFAAPPPTAG, from the coding sequence ATGATCGCGAACGAGAGGACCGCCGGGCGTCATACCTCGGGCGAACTCGACTGGCTGCTGGACGACCTGGTGACGCGGGTCGGCGAGGTCCGGCACGCTGTCGTGCTCTCCAACGACGGCCTTGCCGTGGGCGCGTCCAGCGTGCTCAGCCGCGAGGACGCCGATCATCTTGCCGCGGTGGCCTCCGGATTCCACAGTCTCGCCAAGGGCGCTGGCCGCCACTTCGAGGCCGGGGACGTACGGCAGACGATGGTCGAGATGGACGAGGGTTTCCTGTTCGTGGTGGCGGCCGGCGACGGATCGTGCCTGGCCGTGCTCAGCACGGCGTTCGCCGATATCGGCCTGGTCGCCTACGAGATGGCCCGGCTCGTCAAACGCGTCGGCGAGCATCTCCGTACCCCGGCGCGGTTCGCCGCACCCCCGCCGACGGCCGGCTGA
- a CDS encoding sensor histidine kinase → MRPPRTTPEPGEPAIAQPARGRRAHAGPPADESAEQDLQLLRIPAPPAPRGRWTLRPRTVRAKIISLLMVPVVSLLALWGFATVTTAQDVARLRQLERVDSEIRAPVSTAVAALQSERREAMLQSATPSSTQAALLERRAGRTDKALAALRLDSGHTIADTGNVPSEVADRLDGFLGLTRNLRADERAEGQAEDDASAANAVYDRYTEVISAALGVSGALTTVQGYAGGSDARVRLELARADEMLAREDALLTTAARIGTLKDGQLRQFTGAVETRRNLTETAGADLPAPERAAWQRLTAGPAHRQIQAAEDKVLAAPAGRGAARAAPADDWERAAERVRTEARTIQATAGQHTAGRSSPLARGLFTPSGAAVLFGCVAVTASLVISVRIGRALVVELVSLRNSALEIARRKLPRAMKRLRSGQELDIGAEAPQGPAAHDEIAQVAEALGTVHRAALGAAVERAELADGISGVFVNLARRSQVLVHRQLNLLDSMERRADDPDELSDLFRLDHLTTRMRRHAESLIILSGAAPGRAWRMPVPLSDVVRAAVSEIEDYARTEVRQLPDAAVQGTAVADLTHLLAELIENAAQFSPPHTKVRISGEPVGNGYALEIEDRGLGMGDELLGEANRRIEQAEALDLFDSDRLGLFVVSRLAVRHHIKVQLRTSAYGGTTAVVLLPTALLQSALPSAGSPPAEDPAAERNTSGRRGGVHARPPFGPGAGARPGHGTRSARPTTTAFPPPAPALDAGRDPGHLSGPATVTALRGRPGRAEQPSGALPRTEPPPDEDTLPRRVRQASLVPQLREEPRPGEPPPGEGPNGTVRPSRLTPEQARDRMTAYRNGWLRGGGTASGTSAVRPDATDPRPRGEEDPERSRTKGDLE, encoded by the coding sequence ATGCGCCCACCCCGCACGACCCCGGAACCCGGTGAGCCGGCCATCGCCCAGCCGGCGCGAGGCCGCCGCGCCCACGCGGGCCCACCGGCCGACGAGAGCGCCGAGCAAGACCTGCAGCTGCTGCGGATACCGGCCCCGCCCGCGCCGCGAGGCCGGTGGACCCTGCGCCCCAGGACCGTACGCGCGAAGATCATCTCGCTGCTGATGGTGCCCGTTGTCTCGCTGCTCGCCCTATGGGGATTCGCCACCGTCACCACCGCCCAGGACGTGGCACGCCTTCGCCAGCTGGAGCGGGTCGACAGCGAGATCCGGGCCCCCGTGTCCACCGCTGTCGCGGCGCTCCAGAGCGAGCGCCGGGAAGCCATGCTCCAGAGCGCCACGCCCAGCAGCACCCAGGCCGCCCTGCTGGAACGCCGGGCCGGACGCACCGACAAGGCACTCGCAGCCCTGAGGCTCGACAGCGGCCACACCATCGCCGACACCGGCAACGTCCCGTCCGAGGTCGCCGACCGGCTCGACGGCTTCCTCGGCCTCACCCGGAACCTGCGCGCCGATGAGCGGGCGGAGGGACAGGCCGAGGACGACGCGAGCGCCGCGAACGCCGTGTACGACCGGTACACCGAGGTCATCTCCGCGGCCCTGGGAGTCTCCGGCGCACTCACCACGGTCCAGGGCTACGCAGGCGGCTCCGACGCCCGCGTGCGGCTCGAACTGGCCCGGGCCGACGAGATGCTGGCCCGTGAGGACGCCCTGCTGACCACCGCCGCCCGCATAGGAACGCTCAAGGACGGCCAACTGCGCCAGTTCACCGGCGCGGTGGAGACCCGCAGGAACCTCACCGAGACCGCGGGCGCGGACCTCCCCGCCCCCGAGCGCGCCGCCTGGCAGCGGCTCACCGCCGGCCCCGCCCACCGGCAGATCCAGGCAGCCGAGGACAAGGTGCTCGCCGCACCCGCCGGACGCGGGGCCGCGCGGGCCGCACCGGCCGACGACTGGGAACGAGCAGCCGAACGAGTCCGGACCGAGGCCCGCACCATCCAAGCCACCGCCGGTCAGCACACCGCCGGTCGCTCCTCCCCGCTCGCCCGAGGACTGTTCACCCCGTCCGGAGCCGCCGTCCTGTTCGGCTGCGTCGCCGTCACGGCCTCCCTGGTGATCTCCGTACGCATCGGTCGGGCGCTCGTCGTCGAACTCGTCAGCCTTCGCAACAGCGCCCTGGAGATCGCCCGCCGCAAACTGCCCCGGGCCATGAAACGGCTGCGGTCCGGTCAGGAGCTCGACATCGGCGCCGAGGCTCCGCAGGGCCCGGCCGCCCACGACGAGATCGCCCAGGTCGCCGAGGCGCTCGGCACGGTGCACCGGGCAGCTCTCGGCGCAGCCGTCGAACGGGCCGAACTCGCCGACGGCATCTCCGGAGTCTTCGTCAATCTGGCCCGGCGCAGCCAGGTGCTGGTCCACCGCCAGCTCAACCTGCTCGACAGCATGGAACGCCGCGCCGACGACCCCGACGAGCTGAGCGATCTCTTCCGGCTGGACCACCTCACCACCAGGATGAGGCGGCACGCCGAGAGCCTGATCATCCTGTCCGGCGCGGCACCGGGACGCGCCTGGCGGATGCCCGTACCGCTGAGCGACGTCGTACGGGCCGCAGTGTCCGAGATCGAGGACTACGCCCGGACCGAGGTACGGCAACTCCCCGATGCCGCCGTGCAGGGCACAGCCGTGGCCGACCTCACCCATCTGCTCGCCGAACTCATCGAGAACGCCGCACAGTTCTCACCGCCCCACACCAAGGTACGCATCAGCGGCGAACCCGTGGGAAACGGCTACGCCCTGGAGATCGAGGACCGAGGCCTCGGCATGGGCGACGAACTCCTCGGCGAGGCCAACCGGCGGATCGAGCAGGCCGAGGCGCTCGACCTCTTCGACAGCGACCGACTCGGACTCTTCGTCGTCAGCAGGCTCGCCGTGCGGCACCACATCAAGGTCCAGTTGCGCACGTCCGCGTACGGCGGGACGACCGCGGTGGTGCTGCTGCCCACCGCACTGCTGCAGAGCGCGCTGCCGTCTGCCGGAAGCCCGCCCGCCGAGGACCCGGCAGCCGAGCGGAACACCTCTGGCCGGCGCGGAGGCGTTCACGCCCGTCCGCCCTTCGGTCCGGGCGCAGGCGCCCGGCCGGGCCACGGCACCCGTTCCGCCCGGCCGACGACCACCGCCTTCCCACCACCGGCGCCCGCGCTGGATGCCGGTCGCGATCCGGGGCACCTTTCCGGTCCTGCCACCGTCACCGCGTTGCGCGGGCGTCCCGGCCGAGCGGAGCAGCCCTCCGGCGCCCTGCCCCGCACGGAACCGCCGCCCGACGAGGACACGCTGCCGCGCCGGGTACGGCAGGCCAGTCTCGTTCCGCAGCTCCGCGAAGAGCCCCGTCCCGGCGAACCACCGCCCGGCGAAGGCCCGAACGGCACCGTCCGGCCTTCGCGACTCACACCCGAGCAGGCCAGGGACCGGATGACCGCCTACCGCAACGGGTGGCTGCGCGGCGGCGGTACGGCTTCCGGCACGTCCGCGGTCCGGCCCGATGCCACAGACCCGCGTCCACGCGGCGAAGAAGACCCTGAACGATCGCGAACGAAAGGAGACCTTGAATGA
- a CDS encoding MHYT domain-containing protein produces the protein MGHLDHASFGWLTPALSFAMACIGAALGLSCTVRALDSTGRSRRNWLITAASAIGSGIWTMHFIAMLGFGVSGTDIRYDVPLTLLSLFGAMVVVGGGVFAVGYGRDRTRALLLGGLATGLGVASMHYLGMAALRLHGTIHYDPLRVALSVAIAVAAATAALWAALNIKSSRAVAPASLVMGAAVSSMHYTGMFAVSVRVAPSGAGLPGATTMQFIFPLAVGLGSYLFLTSAFVALSPTAGERAAYAFAECTEAPADTDPAVAPQGFTGRGAAFRSRRGGGLGAPETSPAAVPVTRP, from the coding sequence ATGGGACACCTGGACCACGCCTCCTTCGGCTGGCTGACCCCCGCGCTTTCGTTCGCCATGGCATGCATCGGCGCGGCTCTCGGCCTGAGCTGCACCGTGCGCGCTCTCGACTCGACCGGCCGCTCGCGCCGCAACTGGCTGATCACGGCCGCATCCGCCATCGGCTCCGGCATCTGGACCATGCACTTCATCGCGATGCTCGGATTCGGGGTGAGCGGCACGGACATCCGCTACGACGTACCGCTGACCCTCCTCAGCCTGTTCGGCGCCATGGTGGTGGTCGGCGGCGGTGTCTTCGCCGTCGGCTACGGCCGCGACCGGACCAGGGCGTTGCTGCTCGGCGGGCTCGCCACCGGACTCGGCGTCGCCAGCATGCACTACCTCGGCATGGCGGCACTCCGTCTGCACGGCACGATCCACTACGACCCGCTGCGGGTCGCGCTCTCCGTCGCCATCGCGGTCGCCGCGGCGACCGCGGCGCTGTGGGCCGCGCTCAACATCAAGTCGTCGCGGGCCGTGGCGCCGGCCTCCCTCGTCATGGGCGCCGCGGTCAGCAGCATGCACTACACCGGAATGTTCGCGGTCTCCGTACGGGTCGCACCCTCCGGGGCGGGACTGCCCGGCGCCACCACCATGCAGTTCATCTTTCCCCTCGCCGTGGGACTCGGCTCGTACCTCTTCCTGACCTCGGCATTCGTCGCACTCTCCCCGACGGCCGGGGAGCGCGCCGCCTACGCCTTCGCCGAATGCACCGAAGCACCCGCTGACACGGACCCCGCCGTTGCCCCGCAGGGCTTCACAGGGCGGGGCGCCGCCTTCCGGTCACGGCGCGGCGGCGGCCTCGGGGCCCCCGAGACATCGCCCGCCGCCGTGCCCGTCACCCGCCCCTGA
- a CDS encoding class I SAM-dependent methyltransferase — translation MTDDHTHVQEFFAARAADWDARFPDDGPAYDAASDALSLHPGDAVLDAGCGTGRALPALRAAVGPQGTVVGVDLTVAMLEAAVRTGRHREGMLLLADVARLPLRSRTLDAVFAAGLISHLSHPGPDLAELARVVRPGGRLALFHPIGRAALAARHGRRIRDDDLRAEPNLRPLLTRSGWRLDQYTDEDDRFLALAVRTA, via the coding sequence ATGACCGATGACCACACACACGTCCAGGAGTTCTTCGCAGCGCGCGCGGCGGACTGGGACGCCCGTTTCCCGGACGACGGACCCGCCTACGACGCGGCCTCCGACGCCCTCTCGCTGCACCCGGGCGACGCGGTGCTCGACGCCGGCTGCGGCACGGGACGGGCGCTTCCCGCCCTGCGCGCGGCGGTCGGGCCGCAGGGCACGGTCGTGGGCGTGGACCTGACGGTGGCGATGCTGGAGGCGGCCGTACGGACGGGGCGGCACCGCGAAGGGATGCTGCTGCTCGCCGATGTCGCCCGTCTGCCGCTGAGGTCGCGGACGCTGGACGCGGTGTTCGCGGCCGGGCTGATCTCCCACCTGTCGCACCCCGGTCCGGACCTGGCGGAGCTGGCACGGGTAGTGCGTCCGGGCGGGCGGCTGGCACTCTTCCACCCCATCGGGCGGGCGGCCCTCGCGGCACGCCACGGCCGCCGGATCAGGGACGACGATCTGCGGGCCGAGCCCAACCTCCGCCCGCTGCTGACGCGTTCGGGCTGGCGGCTCGATCAGTACACCGATGAGGACGACCGCTTCCTCGCCCTTGCCGTCCGGACGGCCTGA
- a CDS encoding oxygenase MpaB family protein, which translates to MKRYDRLKEIRRLDPERDFLRIYRIMATYEFPWDITRALELALYRTYAVPSIGRLLARTAELTDRSQKRYDDTALLLDTVLEHGFDSDPGRTALRRINQMHRSYDISNDDMRYVLCTFVVTPKRWLDSYGWRRLSDHELRACAAYYRVLGAHMGIKELPQTYEEFERTLDAYEAEHFGWDEGGRRVSDATLDLISSWYPRPLAPAARKFALALLDDSLLRAFRYERPGAAARNLTHGALRLRARAVRLLPPRTTPHYARQNPEIKGYPDGYEVSGLGTFPVPGAGGCPIPHDRRSDAPVE; encoded by the coding sequence GTGAAGCGGTACGACCGGCTGAAGGAGATCCGGCGTCTCGATCCGGAGCGGGACTTCCTTCGAATCTACCGGATCATGGCAACCTACGAGTTTCCCTGGGACATCACCAGAGCGCTCGAACTGGCTCTCTACCGCACGTACGCCGTACCCAGCATCGGCCGACTGCTGGCTCGGACCGCCGAGCTGACGGACCGTTCACAGAAGCGGTACGACGACACCGCGCTGCTCCTCGACACCGTCCTGGAGCACGGCTTCGACAGCGATCCGGGGCGTACGGCACTCCGCCGGATCAACCAGATGCACCGCAGCTACGACATCAGCAACGACGACATGCGTTATGTGCTGTGCACCTTCGTCGTCACCCCGAAGCGCTGGCTCGACTCCTACGGCTGGCGCCGGCTCTCCGACCACGAACTGCGGGCGTGCGCCGCCTATTACCGGGTCCTGGGTGCGCACATGGGCATCAAGGAACTGCCGCAGACGTACGAGGAGTTCGAGCGCACCCTCGACGCCTATGAGGCCGAACACTTCGGCTGGGACGAAGGGGGACGCCGGGTCTCCGACGCCACCCTGGACCTGATCAGCTCCTGGTATCCCCGCCCGCTGGCCCCCGCCGCGCGAAAGTTCGCCCTCGCACTGCTCGACGACTCGCTGCTGCGCGCCTTCCGGTACGAACGTCCCGGCGCCGCTGCCCGTAATCTCACGCACGGCGCCCTGCGGCTGAGGGCGCGCGCGGTGCGTCTCCTGCCGCCGCGTACCACCCCGCACTACGCCCGGCAGAATCCGGAGATCAAGGGATACCCGGACGGCTACGAGGTCTCCGGGCTGGGGACGTTCCCGGTCCCGGGCGCCGGAGGCTGCCCGATCCCGCACGATCGGCGTTCCGACGCGCCGGTGGAGTGA
- a CDS encoding fatty acid desaturase family protein: MPQATATAAEGTRDGAESAGGADGAGAGARVGVGTGTGTAPAQGSDFAPLLRAVKGQGLLERRTGWYAAGIVVNLVALGAVITGMVLLGNTWWTLLLALPLAIFWSRTAFIGHDAGHAQITGDRGAGRAIGLVHANLLLGMNEAWWNDKHVRHHANPNHIDKDPDVGVGALVWTQKQAAQREGFARWLTRNQARLFFPMLLLEGIALKISGFQYLRQQPARERALSALLLVAHLGLYATLLLTVLSPGKAIVFALVHHALFGLHLGMAFAPNHKGMEMPDPDGERWGHLQRQVLTSRNVRGGILTDWFLGGLNYQIEHHLFPSMPRPHLRLAQPMVRAHCESLGMPYAETGLIESYRQALHHMHEVGEPLR, from the coding sequence ATGCCCCAGGCCACAGCCACCGCAGCGGAAGGTACCCGTGACGGTGCGGAAAGCGCGGGAGGTGCCGACGGAGCCGGAGCCGGAGCGAGAGTCGGAGTTGGGACCGGAACCGGCACTGCTCCGGCTCAGGGAAGCGACTTCGCGCCGCTGCTGCGGGCTGTGAAAGGGCAGGGCCTCCTGGAGCGGCGAACCGGGTGGTACGCCGCAGGCATCGTCGTCAATCTGGTCGCCCTGGGCGCCGTGATCACCGGCATGGTCCTCCTCGGCAACACCTGGTGGACCCTGCTCCTCGCACTGCCGCTGGCGATCTTCTGGTCGCGCACCGCGTTCATCGGGCACGATGCCGGGCACGCCCAGATAACCGGCGACCGCGGCGCGGGCCGGGCCATCGGCCTCGTGCACGCCAACCTGCTGCTCGGCATGAACGAGGCGTGGTGGAACGACAAGCACGTACGCCACCACGCCAATCCCAACCACATCGACAAGGACCCGGACGTCGGCGTCGGCGCCCTCGTCTGGACGCAGAAGCAGGCGGCCCAGCGTGAGGGCTTCGCCCGCTGGCTCACCCGAAACCAGGCCCGGCTCTTCTTCCCGATGCTGCTCCTGGAAGGCATCGCGCTGAAGATCTCCGGATTCCAGTACCTGCGACAGCAGCCCGCCCGGGAACGAGCCCTCTCGGCACTGCTCCTGGTCGCCCACCTGGGCCTCTACGCAACGCTGCTGCTCACCGTGTTGTCCCCGGGCAAGGCCATCGTCTTCGCGCTCGTCCACCACGCGCTGTTCGGGCTCCACCTGGGCATGGCCTTCGCGCCGAACCACAAGGGAATGGAGATGCCGGACCCCGACGGCGAACGCTGGGGCCACCTCCAGCGCCAGGTCCTCACCTCGCGCAACGTACGTGGCGGCATCCTCACCGACTGGTTCCTCGGCGGGCTCAACTACCAGATCGAGCACCACCTCTTCCCGAGCATGCCCCGGCCGCACCTGCGCCTGGCGCAGCCCATGGTGCGCGCCCACTGCGAATCACTGGGCATGCCGTACGCGGAGACCGGACTGATCGAGTCCTATCGGCAGGCACTGCACCACATGCACGAGGTCGGCGAGCCCCTGAGGTGA